AGATGAGGAACAGAAGAGTAGGTTTTGTCTTCCAGACCTTTAATCTCCTGCCGAGGTTTTCAGCCTCCAAGAATGTTGAACTCCCGATGATTTACAGCGATATTGCACCAAAAGAGCGGAAAGAAAGGGCTCTTGAGGTTTTAAGAAAAGTTGGCCTTGAGCACAGGATAGAGCACCACCCGAATGAGCTGAGCGGTGGTGAGCAGCAGAGAGTTGCCATTGCGAGGGCTCTTGTTATGAGACCTGCTGTCATTCTTGCAGATGAGCCAACAGGAAATCTGGACAGCCAATCAGGGGTGGAAATCATGCGTATCTTTGAGGGCTTGAATACTGAAGGAGTAACTATAATAATGGTAACCCATGAATCCGATGTGGCCAGACACGCCAGGAGAGTGATAAACATGAAAGATGGGAGGATTATGAATGGAAGCCAGTGAAGTCCTGAGGGCAGCGAAAGACTCCCTCCTGAGCAATAAAGTCCGCTCATCCCTTACGATGCTCGGTGTGATCATAGGTGTTACTGCTGTAATACTTCTGGTGTCCATAGGAACGGGTGCAAGAAACTACATACACAGGGAACTGAGCAACTTAGGGACAAATATCCTTGTAGTCCTTCCAGGTAAAGTAGCCACGAGGGGTGGCTTCCATCCTCCGGCCGCCGGGACCACGAGAAAACTTACAATAGCCGATGCTGAGGCCCTGGAAAGGCGTTCGAAATACCTGAGCAATGCTGTCCCAATTGCCCTCGGGACGAGCAAGGTAAAATTTCTTAACCAGAGCAGGGATACCACAGTTGTCGGCGCTACGGAGGATTATTTTTATGTAAGAAACCTTCAGTCCGAGCTTGGCTCTTACATTTCTCAGGCTGATGTTGAGACTAAAAGAAGGGTCTGCGTCCTCGGAAGGACAGTAAAGAGGGAGCTCTTTGGAGATGCCAATCCTCTGGGAAGGTGTGTAACAATAGGGGATTCGAGGTTCAGGGTAATCGGTGTGATGGCTAAAAAGGGTGTTACCCTCGGGCTTGACCTCGACGATGTTGTATTTATTCCGACCACAACAGCACAGGAGTTTTTTGATACAGATAGCCTTTTCCAGATAGTTACAAAAGTAAAGAGTTCTGAGGAGATTCAAGATGCCATCAATGAGATAAAGGGGATTTTAATGAAGAGGCATGCCAATAAAGAGGATTTTACAATAATGAGCCAGGATGAGATGCTTGAGGCCATGGCAAAGGTCCTCAACATTATGACCGCTGTCCTTGCTGGCATTGCAGCCATTTCCCTGATAGTCGGCGGTATTGGTATAATGAATATAATGCTCGTCTCTGTAAGGGAGAGGACAAGAGAGATTGGCTTAAGAAAGGCAGTTGGTGCAAAATACAGAGACATTCTCCTTCAGTTTCTCACAGAATCAGTAACCCTCAGCCTTATTGGCGGCTCTGCCGGCATTCTTTTAGGAATTGCCTCTGCACTGGTAATTCCTCTCTTTGTGACCTTTCTGCCAAC
This is a stretch of genomic DNA from Nitrospirota bacterium. It encodes these proteins:
- a CDS encoding ABC transporter ATP-binding protein, whose translation is MISLKGINKTYMFGKMPLEVLKGIDLNIERGEFIAIMGPSGSGKSTLMNIIGCLDRQTSGTYHFEGIDIGVMTDNELAEMRNRRVGFVFQTFNLLPRFSASKNVELPMIYSDIAPKERKERALEVLRKVGLEHRIEHHPNELSGGEQQRVAIARALVMRPAVILADEPTGNLDSQSGVEIMRIFEGLNTEGVTIIMVTHESDVARHARRVINMKDGRIMNGSQ
- a CDS encoding ABC transporter permease, which gives rise to MEASEVLRAAKDSLLSNKVRSSLTMLGVIIGVTAVILLVSIGTGARNYIHRELSNLGTNILVVLPGKVATRGGFHPPAAGTTRKLTIADAEALERRSKYLSNAVPIALGTSKVKFLNQSRDTTVVGATEDYFYVRNLQSELGSYISQADVETKRRVCVLGRTVKRELFGDANPLGRCVTIGDSRFRVIGVMAKKGVTLGLDLDDVVFIPTTTAQEFFDTDSLFQIVTKVKSSEEIQDAINEIKGILMKRHANKEDFTIMSQDEMLEAMAKVLNIMTAVLAGIAAISLIVGGIGIMNIMLVSVRERTREIGLRKAVGAKYRDILLQFLTESVTLSLIGGSAGILLGIASALVIPLFVTFLPT